In one Nomascus leucogenys isolate Asia chromosome 13, Asia_NLE_v1, whole genome shotgun sequence genomic region, the following are encoded:
- the FMC1 gene encoding protein FMC1 homolog produces the protein MAALGSPAHTFRGLLRELRYLSAATGRPYRDTAAYRYLVKAFRAHRVTSEKLCRAQHELHFQAATYLCLLRSIREHVALHQEFHGKGERSVEESAGLVGLKLPRQPGGKGWEP, from the exons ATGGCGGCCTTAGGGTCCCCGGCGCACACTTTTCGAGGACTTCTGCGGGAGTTGCGCTACCTGAGCGCGGCCACCGGCCGACCCTATCGCGACACCGCGGCCTATCGGTACCTTGTGAAGGCTTTCCGTGCACATCGG GTCACCAGTGAAAAGTTGTGCAGAGCCCAACATGAGCTTCATTTCCAAGCTGCCACCTATCTCTGCCTCCTGCGTAGCATCCGGGAACATGTGGCCCTACATCAGGAATTTCATGGCAAGGGTGAGCGCTCAGTGGAGGAGTCTGCTGGCTTGGTGGGTCTCAAGTTGCCCCGTCAGCCTGGAGGGAAGGGCTGGGAGCCATGA